ATTACTTAGTAGCTACATAATGGTATGTTTTAACTTTAGAATGAGAGTAATCACTAGAGGATTGGATTCATGGTTGCAATATTTAATTTCTATTAATTTGCTTACTTCAGTTTCTTTATATGCCAAAACAAAATCGCCAATTTGGAAACCTCTGTCAGTGTTAAATAATTAGGCATATAATAAGGTGAAAAGAGTGGTAACAATAAGATTACTGCTTGATGTACAGAGTTCAGGTTATCACACCATATGAAGTGAAAGCGCCGTTGGGACTGTTCGCGGTGCATAGAACTTCCATGACAGCACGGGCGATTCCAAGGCCCACTTGAGCTCCTCCTGATGTCAGACGGTGAGGTTTCTCAACCTCCACTCTATTAGCCATGTAAGATTGCTTTGCTAGAGATCATTTCTTTCTTGCCATCCATTCATTATAAACTTGATTCTTCGTCACGAATGGATCCTTAATTATGTGTGTCATGTTGTTTCCCTGAAAACGGACGATCGAGTTACATTGCTTATTTTCTGTTGTGAGTTGAGGAGCTTGTGGTTTTAAAAGTATGTCTCAGTTGTAAGAATGTGGAAATGATGGACAGGTAGcagtttttttatattttctgtttaTATCCAATATTAAGTAGTTATTAACTCCATGGCACAGGACTATACTTTTTGTAGATGTAGTAGCTTTTGATTTCCATTTAGTTATGGCTTTATCTTCGCTTTTACATACTGATTAGGATTTCCATTTAGTCAGGGTCACAAAGTCGTTGTGCCAGGATTCTTCCCTTTGTAAATGTGAAAGCGGCTTGTACAATCTATTCACAGACTTGCTCTGCTGCTTTGTAGCCCAACTGATTATGTACTCTTGATCGTCCTCATGGCATCTGTCAACTCCATTGTGAATCGTCTTTTTATCTTAAGGCTGTACTCGCTATGCTAGAATGATAGATGATATATAGTAAATACATCTTTTCTTTTTACAAGGCTCATATCGTAAGGAATGTCGTGTACTGTAAACCAAGTTCAGTACGTTGTCTATTAAATATATTTTTGTTTCTTCTTCAAAATGCGATGCTCCAGTTCAGATAATCAGTAGTGCATATTTTGGCTGATATTTCTACTACAAAGCACTTGGTGGTGATGGATAAGTGTCGGACGGGTTGGGTTTCTTGTTTGAAGAGACTTGCATTGTTGACTATTATAGCTTTTTCTGTGTAACTTAACAAGTGTTaacatatttttaaaatattactataattttgaaatttgttcacatgtttcaaaaatGTTCGTTCACTTTTAGAAGTGTCCGCACATCTATGTCCCGCTcctatcatattcttcactgcatGTTATCCATTATGATTGCAAATAGTATTAAACTTAGGTTAATACTGACTTAGCATTACCTGTTTTGAAAAcgttgggaccggcaccctcgcgccagggCGCGGACCCAATCTAGTTTACGAGGTTTGGTCGAACGACGGGATCCCGACTTTATTCGGGAATATTTTAGCAGCAGAGAAGACTGGGAGGACTACGGCCGGCATTGGCGTCCATGTCGAGATccgtggggaggggaggggagagagcaACGGAGGAGTCCTAGGAGGAAATTGCACAAACCACCTACTATTGGTGCTAGTTTTGCACAAAACACTCACTTTACAGGTTTGTTGCACAAAACACCACATTCTGAGGTAATTTGTTGCAGCTAGGTCTAATCCACCATTTGGGTGCGTTGACAGGATTCCTGACAAGTGGGTTCAGTTTGTAAGTGCATCCGTGACAAGAAAAAATAGCCACATCAGCAGCCAACTAGAACTATCAATATCTCACAATTCTTGCTCCAATTGagctgatttttttctagaatattagtgAGTGCACACATGATTTATTGGTTTGTTTTGCATTTTACGAAAATGTTAAATTTGAACAAAAATATTAAACGAGTCAACTAACATTGCAAAATCGCCCAATATTTGGATGCTAAAACCTCATGGCGGTAATATTTTGGTGTGTGCAACTTGATGATGTCTGTAATGGTCACATGACAACTACTTGGATGGTAACACCTCATGGCGGTAATATTTTGGTACGTGAGAGTTGATGATGTCAATAATGGCTTTATGGCAGCCACTTGGATGCTAAAGCCTGACAGCGACAATATCTGCCATATCTTGGTGCTACTGATTTTATTTTATGAATATTGTGCCTATTTATGAATCATTTTATATTTGTGTAGCAATCTTATGTTTTTCACATGAAAATTTGTGGTGTGCTATTAGCTATTTGTAACCAGTAATGAATCTGGAAAGTTTCAGCTGGTTTGGATCACATTATAATGAGATATCTGCAGTTTACATTGGCTCATAATTTTTTTTACTCAAaaatcaaaaatttcaaaaaaaaatgcaGAACAATTCCAGTAAATCACACATGTATGCAATACTACTCTTGAAAAAAGGCAGCTCATTTGGACCACAGTTTGTGAGATATTTGCAATGTTAGTTGACCGTTGAAATTtaacattttaaaaaaatattaaaaaaaacccAATAAATCATAGATGCACTCACTAATATTCTGGGGAAAATCCAGCTCAATTGAAGCAAAGAATTGTGAGATATTGACAGTTCCAGTTGGCTGCTGATGCGGCAAGTTTTTCTTGCCGTGATGCACTTACAAACTGGACCCACTTGTCAGAAATCATGTCAACACATCCAAATGGTGGATTAGACCTAGTTGCAACGAATTACCCCAATATGTGGTGTTTTGTGCAACAAATCTGTAAAGTAGGTGTTCTATGCAAAACTAGCACCAAAAGTAGGTGGTTTGTGCAATTTCCTCGAGTCCTAGACATGTCGTTTCCCTAGGGCTCTGTGCAAGATCAGGTGACGGAATGTCTCTGGGATCAATAATTTTGTCCCTTACCGGGTCTGGGTCTGGGTCTGGGTCTGGACTCTCGGATCATCCGGAACCCAAACATGTTCTTGTTGGAGAAAAGCAACCATGGAAAAGGTGAACGAGGATACATTCTCGTGTCTTGTGCGTTTCTATTGGCGAAACGATTTTCCTTCGTGTCACACTGCCTTATGGAATCGCTCTGGAAAATATATATTTTTAGAAAacgattaaaaaaataaaaaatgaagcacAGTAGGAAAGTTGTAAGTACTGATTTCCCACTGGCAACGAGAATCACCATTTACCATAGCTTAAAAATTCAAAATTTCAAAAGTTGTAGTAGAGGACAGGAAAGGAATGACTGCTCCGGTTTGGATCACAGCTAGCAAACGGGCCCAGCTCCCCCCGAACCATATAGGACTAGAAAATCTCGCCCTCCTCTCCGCccacccacctctctctctctctctctctcctcgcaaGTTGCGATTCCCATATCCCAATGCCACCTCGCAATTAACACCTCCTGCGGCGGCACACAGCCTGCCTCCACCCCCGCCCTGCCATCGCCCCCCGGCCGGCGCCCATGACGTCATCGTCGTCGCACCACCACGACGCCTCCTCGGCCACCTCCACCCCCCGCGCCGGGGCCGGCAGCACCATCAGCAGcaacggcaacggcggcggcggcggccaccacCACCCGCCTCCTCCGCGTGCGCAGCCGCACGGGGCCGCGTTCGTGCGCCTCATGTGCAGCTTCGGCGGCCGCATCCTGCCGCGCCCGGGTGACCACCAGCTCCGCTACGTCGGCGGCGAGACCCGCATCGTCTCCGTCCCGCGCACCACCTCCCACGCCGTCCTCTTCGCCGCGCTCGCCAAGCTCGCCCCCGCGCTCTTCgtccccggcgagcccaccccggCGCTCCGGTACCAGCTCCCGCACGACGACCTCGACGCGCTCATCTCCGTCTCCTCCGACGACGACGTCGACAACCTCATGGAGGAGCTCGACCGCGTCCACagcctcgccgccaccgccatcAAGCCGCCCCGCCTGcgcctcttcctcttcgccgcctcgccggaccacTCCCCTGCGGGCGCGTTCGGCTCCGTGCTCTCCGGCGTCGGCGACGCCTCCTCCGACCAGTGGTTCGTCGACCAGCTCAATGCCCCGCCGCCCGGTTCCATCGAGCGCGGCCGATCCGAGGCCTCCTCGATCGTCTCGGAGGTCCCGGACTACCTCTTCGGCTTCGACACGACCTCCGAGGAGCCCAGCCCCGGCGCGGGCGCGCAGCCCAAGtctgacgcggaggtggcgcaaggcgacgacgacgacgacgcgccggctCCCGTGCTGGGCGCTCCTCTGGTGCCATACGTCCCGGAGAGCGCCCCGTGGCCGGCCCCGCCGCCACCGTACATGGGGCAGCCGGTGTACTACGTGCCTGTTCGCCCGGTCCACTACCTCGACGCGGCTGGGCACGGCGGCTACATGCCCGGGCCGGTTTACCACATTGTCGGTGGGGGGAGAAACGAAGCCCCGGGAGATCTCTACTCGTCTGGGGGCGTCGGTGGCGTCTACGGCGTCCCGCGCTCCATGCCGCCATTCCGTCAGGTGATGTACGCGCCGCCACCCGCCACGGAAGTCTACTCGGTGGAGGGGAAGCCGCCGGAAGGTGAGTCCCACTCTCCGTAGGCGCAAGGGGAGGAAGAGCCATGGCCGCATGGGCTGTTCCTGCAGCTGGTTCATTCTGATGATCGCTTATATCTGAGCTAAGATTTTTGCATTGCCGTGGTAAATGTTCACTGTTTCTGCTGGGGTTACTCTTGGTAGCTGTATAGGTGAGGGAGGTGGAGGATGGATGGGTCATGGATATCACAATTTTCGTCGAGTGAAATAGATTCTTGAATTGTTATTATGTGAGTACATTTGGTGTGATTAGTACTAGTAGCAGGTTACTGTAATGTGGGATTGGATTCATATATATTCTACTAGAAGATTTTTTATCTGCGAAACAGAATGTTTCTGCATTTTGTATTCATAATATGCTTGATGCTGGATGTATCATGGCCCATGAATGTCCTATATATCTACTCTAGCTTTGATGCGAATGTTTGCATATTTGTTCTTGTGAAAGCTTAATGTACTGAATTCGCTCTAGCTTTGTTCTTGTATGCCAGAAATTTTGATTGCTTGCTTTTGGTAACCCACATTGTTTCATTTCTTCATTTTTTACACTTGCTGTTTATCCTGACCCGCTCTTTTTCTGGCATTAACATGCCCAGAATTTTTTGGACTAATTTGAACATATCCGGATGATTCTCTACTTATTAGAATGGCTCGAATCTTCGAGTAGAACTAGGGAGAAATAATTAGAGTTCCATTGTTGACTTGATTCAAGAGGAAAGTGCCGTTTCTGAACAGAGAAGCTATGCCAAATATACTTGAGAGAATAGCCTCTAGAGACAGTGGCTTGTATCATTCCCAGAACATATCGACTCTGCATTGCCCTTTTGAACAATGCTGCAGATATGCCATGCTACCTCTTTAACTATTCAGATTGCTATCTAGGTGTAGATTCAGGTTCAGGTTTGATCTGCTATAGAAAAAGAGTCGTCTACATCGTAGGTACTACCAGATTCAGAGCCCTCAAAATGTGATACTACTATATATGCAATGAAAAAGGTTTCTCCTTCCATAGACTGTATACATATAACTGGATACAAGAAACAGGTGCATTTATAGCAGGAGTAGTCTTATAGCAGCGTTCTTAGGACTGGCAGGAGGCTTAACATATCACACAAGTGAGCATTGCTGCCGGAGTTGCGTCGCTTATTTCCACCACGGGTTGTCGCCGGTCCTGAAGTCGGTCTCCACCCACGGCACGAAGACGACCTTGCCGTCGTCAACGTCCGCGTGAACCAGGGCCAGCGACTGtttcacaagagcaatgcagatgAGGTCAGCTTGGTTCGGTTCAGTTGAGCAAGCAAACAATGGATTCTTCAGAAAGGTTCAGTTGAGAACTTGAGATGGGACTAGGAGGGCATCTTACCAGAGGTGCAGGCCCACGGACGACCTTGCCCTGGTTGTTGTACTGGGATCCATGGCAGGGGCAGAGGAACTTGTTCTCGGCGGCGTTCCACGGCACGACGCATCCAAGATGCGTGCAGACGGCGTTGATCCCGTAGGTGGCGAGGGTCTTGTCGGACTCCACCACAAGGTAGGTAGGATCACCCTGCAACATGCACACAATTTCAGCAAGTTTATCTTGCCCTGGGCTGATCCATCAGCTTCATCTCTGCTTGCATATAGCTTGTGAACGCCTCAGAATGACCGCGTGAATCTGAAGGTACGTACCTTGAGCCCCTGGGCGAGCGTGCGGTCGTTGGGGCCGTGCGTCTTGAGCCAGTCCTCGACGAGGATGTCGTTGCCGAGCTTGTCCTTGGCGGCGACGCCTCCGGCGTTGCTCCCGGAGCCGGCCGGGACGAGGAAGGAGCCGTAGGGGACGAGCATGCCGAAG
The window above is part of the Triticum aestivum cultivar Chinese Spring chromosome 2A, IWGSC CS RefSeq v2.1, whole genome shotgun sequence genome. Proteins encoded here:
- the LOC123188287 gene encoding uncharacterized protein, whose amino-acid sequence is MTSSSSHHHDASSATSTPRAGAGSTISSNGNGGGGGHHHPPPPRAQPHGAAFVRLMCSFGGRILPRPGDHQLRYVGGETRIVSVPRTTSHAVLFAALAKLAPALFVPGEPTPALRYQLPHDDLDALISVSSDDDVDNLMEELDRVHSLAATAIKPPRLRLFLFAASPDHSPAGAFGSVLSGVGDASSDQWFVDQLNAPPPGSIERGRSEASSIVSEVPDYLFGFDTTSEEPSPGAGAQPKSDAEVAQGDDDDDAPAPVLGAPLVPYVPESAPWPAPPPPYMGQPVYYVPVRPVHYLDAAGHGGYMPGPVYHIVGGGRNEAPGDLYSSGGVGGVYGVPRSMPPFRQVMYAPPPATEVYSVEGKPPEGESHSP
- the LOC123188289 gene encoding cytochrome b6-f complex iron-sulfur subunit, chloroplastic-like, which translates into the protein MASTALSTASNPTQLCRTRASALCKPVKGLGFGRERVPRNITCMAGSISADRVPDMSKRELMNLLLLGAISLPTFGMLVPYGSFLVPAGSGSNAGGVAAKDKLGNDILVEDWLKTHGPNDRTLAQGLKGDPTYLVVESDKTLATYGINAVCTHLGCVVPWNAAENKFLCPCHGSQYNNQGKVVRGPAPLSLALVHADVDDGKVVFVPWVETDFRTGDNPWWK